The Rhodococcus sp. ABRD24 genome contains the following window.
AATTATACCACTCGGTGTGTTTCTGTCGTTTTGGGTGAAAAAGTGCAGGTAGGCGGAGTGCTGGTTCCGTGGGCCGTACGGGGGGACTAGTCTGGATCTTTGGGGAGGGTGGGTCGCTGGTCGGTGTGACGGCGAGTGGCATGGGCTTCGGAGGCGACAAGCGATATGGCTCGTCAACAAGAACGTGCGCGTCGGACCCGCGCTGCGATCGTGGAAGCGGCCGCAGTCGAGTTCGGCAAGCGCGGATATGCAGCAGCGTCGGTGAACGCGATTCTCGAGGGTTCGCACGCAACCAAGGGCGCGATGTACTTCCACTTCGAATCGAAGGAGGAGCTCGGGCGCGCAGTTCTCGCTGCGGCGCTCGAGAAATTCAAGGAGACCACCGACCGGTGGACGGGTCGAACGGACCTCGATCCGTTCGAGGCCCTCCATGGGCTGATCGACGATGTCGCACGGATGTTCCTGCTCGACGCGATCGTGCAGGCGGAATTTCGGCTGATCATCGAGCCGGAGTTCTATGCCGACGTGCAGGATGGCGGCGCCCGGGTATGGGGCTCGTCGGCTCGCGATCTGGTCCAGCAGGCGCAGCGACAGGGGCTCGTCCGCGACGGTGTCGATGTCGACAAGTTCACGCGTGTACTGGCTGCGTGTCTGGCCGGTCAGCGGTACATGGCAGACCTCACCGCTCAGCAGGTCGATCTGCGCGCTCGCTTCGAGGAATCGCTCGAGGTGGTGCTGGAGGGTTTGGCATCCGACTCCTGGCTGGAGAATTGGCGTCGCGAGGGCTGGTCGGCGGCCGCGACTGCCGCCGACTCTGCCTGAGTCGGATTACGGCTTCTGAACAGGCGATTTGTGGTTTGCGAAATTGGTGCCCTAAGCTATCCAAGCTCCCAACGGAACGCCGTTGGAGGTACTCGCCGGAGCAATTCGGCAGGCCCCCTTCGTCTAGCGGCCTAGGACGCCGCCCTTTCAAGGCGGTAGCGCGGGTTCGAATCCCGTAGGGGGTACGCTTTACCGGATTGGATCAGCAGTACAGTTTGGCAAGTGGTTTCAAGCAAGGCCCTGTGGCGCAGTTGGTTAGCGCGCCGCCCTGTCACGGCGGAGGTCGCGGGTTCGAGTCCCGTCAGGGTCGCTCTGCTCGTTGGAAACAACGCAGCGCGATAGGCATTCGGTTCGGGTGCCGTCCGGCCAGGTAGCTCAGTTGGTACGAGCGTCCGCCTGAAAAGCGGAAGGTCGCCGGTTCGATCCCGGCCCTGGCCACAACGGGTGGTCGATGAGACTCCGGCAACGAGTGTGACGACTCGATGGCGGAGTCTTCGTATGTCGGCTTCGATCGACCCGTAGCAGTACAGTTCGGCAAGTGGTTTCAAGCAAGGCCCTGTGGCGCAGTTGGTTAGCGCGCCGCCCTGTCACGGCGGAGGTCGCGGGTTCGAGTCCCGTCAGGGTCGCTCTGCTCGTTGGAAACAACGCAGCGCGATAGGCATTCGGTTCGGGTGCCGTCCGGCCAGGTAGCTCAGTTGGTACGAGCGTCCGCCTGAAAAGCGGAAGGTCGCCGGTTCGATCCCGGCCCTGGCCACCACGAGTCGCCGGTCTCAATCGATCCTCCCCTCACCTCGGTACCCTCCCTCTGCATGCTTCTCATGAGGGCCCTTTCGCGACCGCAGATTCCGTGTGCTCAACCGCCGCGATCGGCGACAGTCCGAGTTGGTGGTGCAGTCCCCGATGCGGAATTCGTCCCGGCCATTCCTGGTTCGTGGAGGATGGCAAAACTAGAACAGATTCCAGTTGATTCCCCCTGATCCTCGAGGGCTTTCGCCGTGCCGATGCGATATGGGCGGCAGCCTGCAATATGCGCAGGTGAACGGGATGGTGAGCGGGAAATCTCGTCGGGCTCCGAGTGGTGTCCAGTTCAGTGTCGGGCGCGAAAAATCGACAAAATCTGCACCCTGTTCTAATGTCGGCACGTTGGTGATGATTACCCGAAGGGTGGGTCGGGTTCGGAAGGTGGCCGGGATTGGGGCGCTCGATGGGTGACCGGGAAGTCGCGGACGTGCTGGCGGACGTCACGAGCCTGCTGCCTGATCTCCGTGCGAATGCACAGATCACCGAGGATGCCCGTCAGGTCTCGGGCGACGTCGTTCGAGCCCTCACCGAGGCCGGACACTTCCGATTGCTGCAGCCACATCGGTTCGGTGGATTCGAATGCGATCCCGCCGACTACTACGCCGGGGTGCGTGCGCTGGCGAGCGCGTGCGGATCCACCGGGTGGGTCGCCTCGGTGGTAGGCGTCCATTCGTGGCATCTAGCGCTGTTCGACCTGCGGGCCCAGCAGGACGTGTGGGGTGAGAACCAGGACGCGTTGCTGTCGTCGTCATACGCCCCGATGGGTCGCGCAATCGAGTCGGACGGCGGGTACTTCTTTTCCGGCCGGTGGAGCTACTCGTCGGGCTCCGCGTATGCGGACTGGGTGCTCGTCGGCGGGCTGGTTGTCGACGACGCGGGCGATCCGATGGACTTCCGCACCTTCCTGGTGCCGACCCGAGACTTCCGGATCGACGACGTCTGGGACACGGTCGGGCTCCGCGGCACGGGCAGCAACGATGTTGTGATCGAGGACGCTTTCGTTCCGGAGCACCGCACCTTGAGCTTCGCGGCAACCGTGCAGTGCACCGGCCCGGGCCAGGAGGTCAATACCGCCCCGCTGTACCGGCTTCCGTTCTCCGCAGTGTTCTCGACGGCGATCACCGCGCCGATCATCGGGATGGCGGACGGGGCCTATTCGGCGTTCACCGAGCGCAATGCCGACCGATTGCGGACCGCAGGCCCGCTGCGCGTCGTGGACGATCCGTTCATGCAGATTGCCATGGCCGAGTCCGCCCGCGACATCGAACTTGCCTGGACCCAGTTGAACCGCAATCTCGCCGAACTGCTCGCGCTCGCGCGGTCCGCGGAACGTATCCCCGTGTCGTTACGCGTCAAGACGCGTCGTGATCAGGTGAGCGCGACGGCCATGGCGGTTGGTGCGATCGACCGGCTCTTCGATCACGGCGGCGGCGGCGCGCTCCAGTGCGCCACTCCGATCCAGCGCTTCTGGCGCGACGCGCATGCGGGTCGTGCCCACGTCATCAACGATCCGCACCAGCCTCTGACGCTGTTCGGGCGCAACGAACTTGGACAGGACATCCGCGACGCCTGGGTGTAGGTGTTCGTAACACAACGTTGGCGAGGAGAGGGAGCATGCAGGTGCACAGTGGATCCGGTCACTGGGATGGCGAGGCGGACGTCGTGGTCGTCGGATTCGGGGCCGCCGGCGCCAGTGCGGCGATCGAGGCCACCGATCGCGGCGCGCAGGTGCTGGTGGTCGAGCGTTTCGACGGCGGGGGAGCAACCGCGATCAGCGGCGGCATCTACTACGCGGGCGGCGGGACGACGCAGCAGAAGGAGGCCGGATTCGACGACACCCCGGCGGCGATGCTCGACTACCTGAAGCTCGAGACGGAGGGAGTGGTCTCCGACGCACTGCTCGAGGACTTCGTGGGCCGCAGTGTCGAGAATCTGCAGTGGCTCGAGGAACTGGGCGTCCCGTTCGAAGGCAGCATGGCCCCGCGTAAGACGTCGTACCCCACCAACGACTACTACCTGTACTACTCGGGCAACGAGCTCGCGCCGCCATACGCTCAGGCTGCGAAGCCGGCGCCGCGTGGACACCGCACGAAGGGTCGCGGCACCTCGGGGAAGGTGTTCTTCGACGCGATGGCGAGGGCTGCACGCCGGCGGGGGATCGACGTTCGTCCACAGACGACGGTGACCTCACTGATCACCGACGACACGGGCACCGTGATCGGTGTCGAATGTCGTGAGGTGGATCCCAAGGCCCGTGCTCGACGGCGTCTGCATCGCGCGCTCGGGTCGTGGAACCGGAAGATGAACCTCTACTACCGGCCGGTCGGCCGACTCATGGACGGTCCGATCCGCCGGATCGAGTCCGAACACTCGGTGGTACGCCGGTACCGGGCGCGCAAGGGCGTCGTACTCGCTGCCGGCGGTTTCGTGTTCAACCAGAAGATGTTGAAGGAGAATGCGCCGCGACATTCGGGCGGTTCGCCGCTGGGTACGATCGGCGACGACGGTAGCGGCATCGAACTCGGCCGGTCGGTCGGAGGCGCTACGGACCGGATGGACCGGGTGTCCGCATGGCGCTTTTTCAACCCGCCGATCGCGATGACCGAGGGTGTTCTCGTCAACCGCGAGGGCCAGCGGATCTGCAACGAACTGCTCTACGGCGCCAAAATCGGTGAGCACATCGCCGAGCAGACCGATGTCTCGGCGTACCTGGTGGTCGACTCGCGGATTCTTGCGGACGCCAAGCGCCAGGTGCCGGAGCAGACGTTGTGGTTCCAGCGCCTACAGACCACTTACCTCTACAGCGTCGGGAACAAGAAGGGCGCCACCGCCGAGGAATTGGCCCGCC
Protein-coding sequences here:
- a CDS encoding FAD-binding protein, encoding MQVHSGSGHWDGEADVVVVGFGAAGASAAIEATDRGAQVLVVERFDGGGATAISGGIYYAGGGTTQQKEAGFDDTPAAMLDYLKLETEGVVSDALLEDFVGRSVENLQWLEELGVPFEGSMAPRKTSYPTNDYYLYYSGNELAPPYAQAAKPAPRGHRTKGRGTSGKVFFDAMARAARRRGIDVRPQTTVTSLITDDTGTVIGVECREVDPKARARRRLHRALGSWNRKMNLYYRPVGRLMDGPIRRIESEHSVVRRYRARKGVVLAAGGFVFNQKMLKENAPRHSGGSPLGTIGDDGSGIELGRSVGGATDRMDRVSAWRFFNPPIAMTEGVLVNREGQRICNELLYGAKIGEHIAEQTDVSAYLVVDSRILADAKRQVPEQTLWFQRLQTTYLYSVGNKKGATAEELARRTGIDPAGLARTLDQYNADRRDGRPDAMGKDPAHVTPLVDGPFYAFDCSIRIQAGFPCPVLTLGGLTVDEWTGAVTGSDGSPIPGLYAAGRNAVGICSQSYVSGLSIADCVYSGRRAGAVVAGRSPVA
- the hsaA gene encoding 3-hydroxy-9,10-secoandrosta-1,3,5(10)-triene-9,17-dione monooxygenase oxygenase subunit produces the protein MGDREVADVLADVTSLLPDLRANAQITEDARQVSGDVVRALTEAGHFRLLQPHRFGGFECDPADYYAGVRALASACGSTGWVASVVGVHSWHLALFDLRAQQDVWGENQDALLSSSYAPMGRAIESDGGYFFSGRWSYSSGSAYADWVLVGGLVVDDAGDPMDFRTFLVPTRDFRIDDVWDTVGLRGTGSNDVVIEDAFVPEHRTLSFAATVQCTGPGQEVNTAPLYRLPFSAVFSTAITAPIIGMADGAYSAFTERNADRLRTAGPLRVVDDPFMQIAMAESARDIELAWTQLNRNLAELLALARSAERIPVSLRVKTRRDQVSATAMAVGAIDRLFDHGGGGALQCATPIQRFWRDAHAGRAHVINDPHQPLTLFGRNELGQDIRDAWV
- a CDS encoding TetR/AcrR family transcriptional regulator, yielding MARQQERARRTRAAIVEAAAVEFGKRGYAAASVNAILEGSHATKGAMYFHFESKEELGRAVLAAALEKFKETTDRWTGRTDLDPFEALHGLIDDVARMFLLDAIVQAEFRLIIEPEFYADVQDGGARVWGSSARDLVQQAQRQGLVRDGVDVDKFTRVLAACLAGQRYMADLTAQQVDLRARFEESLEVVLEGLASDSWLENWRREGWSAAATAADSA